Within the Pseudarthrobacter sp. W1I19 genome, the region GGCAGTTCGCGGACGACCTTTCGCCGGAGGACCGGGAAACCCTGAAGAACCTGGTGGCCGAACTCCGGCAGCAGCACAGCCAGATCCAGCAGATTTACGGCAAGCTCAGCGAGAGCCTCAACACGTACATCCAGAGCGATGACTTCCGCCAATCAGTCCGGCTCCGCCAGGTCCTGCGGGAAGCGGAGCAGGCCATCCGGTCACTTCCCTACGAAAGGGAACGTCCTGCCCTGGTGCGCGGGCCTGTCCTCTTTAACGCGGGATTCGAGTCGCTGTCCATGGTGAAGCTCTTTGACCCTGACGAGTTCGCGGCTCCGCCCAAACTGGCCGTCCCCATCGCCTTCAGCGATTCCGACCGCGTGCGCTCGCCGAGGACCGGCAAGGCCAAGCCCGAAGTGGTGCGGTCCGCCATGGCCGGCGCGTCCACCCTTTCCGAGGCATGGCAGCAGCTGCCGCCGGAGGAGCAGCACATCAACACCATCCGGGCGCTTCTCTCGCATGCCCTGCACGACGGCGCCGCCTTCAACACCCAAGCGGTGGACGCCCTGGACTTCGAACAGATTGACGGCACCACGCGCAGGGCCTACCTGCCGCTGGTCACCCTCCCGAAGGATTGACGATGACTGAAGAGATTACGACGACGGCCGCCCCGGTGGTTGAGCCCGTCACCGAACCGGTGGTTGAGCCTGTCGAAACCCGGCCGGACCCCTTCTCTGTAACCCCCCGCGACACTTTCGTGGACGGTGCCGCGCTGTTCCCCGGCGACACGGGGGTGCTCTCCATGAAGGTGCGGCAGGCGCTGGTGAAACTCCTCAAGGGCCCCTACGTGGACGGCGGCCGCGACGAGAAGCTGTGGACGGTCCTGCTGGATCACCAGGTCATCCTTCGCAGCCGGCTCTCCGAGCTGTTCCTCACCCTGCAGCTGGACCACGAACGGAAGATCGCCGTGCTGCGCCCCGTTGATCCGGACGCTATCGGCGGAAGTACCCGCTCCAGTATCCTCCGGCAGCAGCGGGCGCTCAGCCGGGTCGAGACCATCGTGCTGCTACGGATGCGCCTGCTCCTGGACCGGCACGTCACGGCCCAGACGGATCCCACCGTCACCCGCGAAGAAATCGCGGACCTGGTCACGCACTACCAACCCGCCGGCCAACAGGACGCACTCCGCGACTCCGACGTGGTCAACCGGGCCATCACCAAGCTCCTCGCCCGCCAGCTCCTCCTCCCCACGGGCCTGGACGACGTCTACACCATCTCCAACGCCCTGCCCCTGGCCCTCCCGTTCGAAAACATCGGCGACATCCCCGCCCAAATCGAAGCCCTCGCAGCAGCAACCACCGACCCTACCGGCACTGAAGCGTTCATTGAGCTGGATGCCGATCCGGTGGTTGAGCCTGTCGAAACCGACGACGACGACGCCGAAGGTGCGGAGCCGGACGGAACCACCACGCAGGAGGCAGCCAAGTGAGCATCGCGAGCATGTTGCCGATCGGCGACGTGGTGAACCCCGGCCAGATGCGCCTTGCCTTGGTGCAGGTGGTCAACTGGGGCACGTTCCATGGTGCTCACACAATGCACGTGGACCGGAACGGGACGCTCCTGACGGGCAACTCGGGTGTGGGCAAGTCGACGCTCTTCGATGCCATGCTGCGTGTCTTCGATGCCCGGCCGAGGTCCAACGAGGCGGCCGCCCAGCGATCAGGCGGGGCGGTGGAGGACAAGCGAACCACGTTTACGTACATGCGCGGCAAGGTGGGCGACAAAGCCGTGGGTGAGGGCTCGGCGAGTGCGTTCCAGCGGCCCGGCGCCACGTGGTCCGCCGTCGCGCTGACCTTTGACAACGCCGTCGGCACCCGCGTGACCATCTCGGCGCTGTTCGACCTGCCGAAGAACGGTACGGAATCGAGCGTGGGCCGGTTCTACGTGATCGACCATGCTCCGCTGGATCTCGAAGCGCTGGAAGGGATCGCGGACAAACGGTTCACGAAGGCCGCGCTGGAGACGATCTTCCCGGACGCCCAGGTCTTCGACGTTCACAAGGCCTTCGCGGAGCGCTTCCGCCGCCTGCTGGGCATCAACTCGGACCAGGCCCTGCCGCTCCTGCGGGTGATCCAGGCGGGCAAGGGCCTGGGCGGCAGCGTAAACACCTTCTTCCGGGACCAGGTCCTGGACGCTCCCGCGACGCTCGCGGCCGCGGACGACGTGGTGGAGGAGTTCAGCAACCTGATGTCCATCCGGCAGCGGCTGGAGGACGTCCGGCAGCAGCGCGACCAGCTGGCCCCGGTGCCGGGCCTGAACCGGGAGTATGCGCAGTCGCTGCTGGATGCAAACCGGTTGCGGGACCTGGCGGGCGAGGAATTCGAGGCCTACAAGCAGAAACTGGCTGTCACGGTCCATCAGAAAACCTTGGCGCGCTTCAAGGAGCTGGCGCAGGCGAAGGCCAAGGAGCTCGGTGCCGAGCGAAGCGTCCGGGACGGCCTGGCCAAGGAACTGCGCCAGCTGGAGGCGGATTACAACAACCAGGGCGGCAACGCCATCTCCGCCATCGAGCAGTCGCTTGAAAACGCGCGGGTGGGCCTGAAGCTTCGCCAGCAGGTGGAGGAAGCCGCCCGCCAGGCACTGGCCGACGCCGGACTGCAGCTTGAGTGGACGGAGGAAGGCTGGGAGCAGGCGCATGAGCAGGCAGCCGTCCGGTCCGCGGAGCTCAAGGATGATTCCCAGGCCCTGCAGGAGCTCCGCTTTGAAGCCTTCGACGCCCACGCAACCAAGAAGCGGGAGCTGGCCGCGGCTGAGCAGGAGCTCGTGTCGCTGAAGACGCGCAAATCCCTGCTGCCGCCGTCGAGCATTGAGAACCGCGCGGCCATCGCGGCCGCTACCGGCATTCCGGAGGACCGGATGCCGTTCGCCGGGGAATTGATGGACCTCGCCGAGGGGCAGGAGAAATGGCGTGCCGCCGCCGAGCGGGCCCTCCGGAACCTCGCCACCACCCTGCTGGTACCCGGCGAACACTTCGGCGCCGTGACCCGGTACCTGAATGACCACACCGTCCGCGGCGCGTTGCGTGCGGTGGATGTTTCCAAGCCGCTCGCCGGCGGTGCGCTGGCCCTGGAGGAAGTGCACGACGGCGACCTGCTGACCAAGCTGGACATCCTCACCACGGGCGTGGCCGCCGAAGCCGGGGCATGGATCCGCGAGCGCATCGCCCTGGACTTCGCCTACCCCTGCGTGGAAGATCCGGACGAACTTGCGCGGCTGGACCGAGGCCTGAGCCTGGGCGGGGTGGTGAAGCGCAACCGCCACACCGTGGAGAAGGACGACCGGTTCACCAGCCGGCAGGATTACGTCCTCGGGTTCGACAACGCCGCCAAGCTGGAACTCGTGGCCGGGCAGGTGGAGGACCTGCGCCAGGAAGTGGCTAAAGCGGCAGAGCTCGCCCAAAGCCGTGAGGATTCGCACCAGGGCATGAGCCGGCAGCTCGATGCATTGCGCCGGATCGCGGAGGACCACCGCCCCTGGGAACAGGTTTCCGCCGCCGTGGCAGCCGATGAGCTGGCCCGGATCGAGCAGCGGCTGAAAGATGCCCTGGCCGCGCAGGCCGACCTGGAGCCGCTTCGCGCCACCATCGAGGGCGTGCGTCAGAAGCACCAGTCCAGCACGGAGGCAGCTGCCGTCCTGCAGAGCGAATACAAGGCACTGGACCGCCAACTCACAGCTGCCGATACCCTGCTGGAAGCCGCCCGCGCCCGCCTCACCCAGGCGCCGCCGTCGGACACTACAGTCACCGCGCTGGAACCGTACTTTGCCGATTTCGGCGACGTCAGCGAAATGCACGAGCTGGACAACCTCGCCAACCGGGTCCGGACGGCGCTCCTCGGCGAGCTGCACACCGCGGAGTCCCGCGGGCAGGCCACCGCCGAGCGGCTTACCCGGATTTTCGAGGGCTTTGTGCGCGAGTGGGGCAGCGCGATTTCTGCGGACCACGGAACCACCATCGGTGCCGCCAGCGAGTTCGAGACGCGCTACCACGCCATTGTCAGCGACGGCCTGCCGGCCCAGGAGGCCGAATTCCGCCAGTTCTTCAACCAGAGAACCCATGAATCGTTCAGCACGCTGCTGCACCTGCTCGATGAGGAACGCCGGTCCATCACCAGCCGCATCCTTCCCCTGAACGGAATCCTGTCCCAGGTCAACTTCCACGAGGGCAGCTTCCTGGAGCTGGACATCAAGCAGACCCTGCCGCCCACGGCCAAGCAGTTCAAGGACGCCATCCAGAATGCACTCAAGGTCCGCCATACCCGGCCAGCCAGGGCTGAAGGCTCCCGGACGGACGGCGGCAGTGGGGCAGGGGATGACGACGCCGAGCTCACCGCCCGCTACAAGTCCCTGGAAACCCTGGTTAAACGGCTCGGTTCGCAGGCGCCGGAGGACAGGCGCTGGCGCGCCGAGGTGCTGGACGTCCGCGGCCACCTGTTTATCCAGTGCAAGGAACACCGCGAGGTGGCCGGGCCGTCGTCAGGCAAAAAGGGCAAGACCGAGGTCTTTATGCACGCGGACACCGGATCCATGTCCGGCGGCGAGCGTCAGCGCTTCACGGCCTTCATCATGGCCGCCGCGCTGAGCTACCAGCTGGGCATCGCCGAGCAGGGCTTCACCACGTACGGCACCGTGATGATGGACGAGGCTTTTGTGCTGGCATCCGAGGAGTTTGCAGGCGCCGGAATCAAGGCGTTGCACGAATTCGGGTTCCAGCTGCTGCTGGCCGCCCCGGAGAACGTGATTGACCTGTCCCGGCACCTGGGCTCAGTAACTGAGATCCTTCGCGACAGGCGCACCAACCGCTCCGGAGTGCTGACGGCGCCCGTCATCAAGCCGCGGTCAGGAGAAGAAGGAACCTGGCGCTCAGAAGCGAATTCGGTCGACATCATTTTGCGCTAGCCCACCAGGGATCCCCTTATAACAAATCGATGGATATATTGGCTGAAGGCTGTTGATGGCCGCTGTCCTGGTGCATGCTGGTCGGCACCAACACTCGCCTGCATCCTCCTGTCGGGTACTTGTGGAACGCTGGGTCCTGCATCTGACGCCCATGGAGTGTGACGGCCTTCCCTTGAAAGGCAGCACACATGCGCCCAGCACATCGCGCCACCACCCGTATGGCGCTCACTGTCGTTGCAGTCCTGGCCCTCGCCGGTTGTGCGGATGGCACTTCATTGGGAAGCGCCGGTGCGCAGGCTCCCGCGGCGACAGCCCCCGCACCCCCTGCTCTGGGCACTGACAGCCTGGTCACCTTCACTTTTCCGGATGGCCGGCTTTCGTTCCAGTACCCGAAGGGCTGGCATGCGGAGCTCTTCGAGGCATCTGCCTCGCCGTTCGTGGGCACTGCAACGGTGTCCGATCCCGCCGGCTCGATGCAGGTCAGCATCTACACCGGCGAAATTGCCGATGTGGTGGCCGGCTCCGGCAACCGGACCGTGCTCGAAACGGACCCGGTACCAGGGCTGATCGGACATTCTGTTCCGACGCCCCATTCGTCGTTCTTTGTTGACCGCAACGATGGCACTGCTACTTACCGTATGGGGGCTTACGCCGGGATTGCCTGTCTCCCCGGACGGAAAGGTGCAAAACGGGCTCATCATGCTCGGCGGCCGCATTTTGACCGCAGACGTGGTGTTCGCGGGTGCGCCGTTCGCGAATGATGAGGCGGCGAAAGAATGGTACTGGGGTGCTGAAGGCCGAACCTTGAAGGCTTTGTTGATGAGCTTCTCCTACCGCTGACGCCCGGCAAGGGGAACCCTCCCCCCGGGGAGGGTTCCCCTTGCTGCTATTTGGCCTGCACCCGTGACAGGAACTGGGCGGTGCGTTCCTTCAGTCCTTCAATCTGCCGAAGGACGACGGCGGCAGGGTCCGGGTTGATCTCGTTGGCCGGCGGTTCCTTGCGCACATTGCCGCAGCACAGGAAGTCTGCGCAGATCAGTGTTCCGACGGTGTTTCCATTCCGGCCGGACTGGCCGGCGCGCCTCGCCACCCACAGGAGGACGTCCTCCTTGGAGAAGACGTCCCGGCAGAGCTCACACAGTACTGAGCGGTTTTTCCGGGCACCGCCCTCTGGCGCGCGAAGCATAATGCCCGTGAGGCCTTTGCTGTCCGGTACTACCAGGTAACCGCGGAGTGGCATTTTTCCGTCCCGCCACCCAAGGAAGTCGAGGCTGTCCCAGTCGAGCTCGTCAAAGTCCTTGGGCAGGGTGAGTTTGGCCGCTTCCGAGCGGCTGGCATTAACGAAGGACGAGCGGATTTGCTGAGGCGTGATTGATTGCATGGCTGAGCTTTCGAAAGATAGGAGCCCCGGGATGCGGGGAATGGGTGTAAAGGGTCAGCAGGTCCCCGCGGTGCAGGCCAAAGTGGCCACCCCGCTTCCCATGGCAGCAATGGCCGCGCCGGCCGCCTGCATGCACATCGTTCCTGGTGTCCTATCTCGAAAGCGTTGGGCTTGGGTGCAGTGGTTCAGATGCAATGGCCGGTGCCCAATCACCGGCAGTGCCATCCTGCCAAAAGCGGCGGACGGTGTCCAAGGGGCGGCCGCGTGCAGGAAGTGTGCCCTTCATCACGGGGAGGAATAAGTGACGTAAACGTTGCGTAATGGCCTGGAGGGTAGGCTAGCCTTACTTAAGTTCGCTTCAGCCACTTAAGGAGTTCTGTGACTTCCCCCCTTTTCCCCGGGCCCAGCACCACACGGCGCACGCTGTTCAAATCAGCCGGTAAGGCGACGGCCGTTCTGGCCGCAGCGGCGCTCACCCTCTCCGCCTGTTCCACAGGTCCCGCAACGTCCGGCCCGGACTCCACCGCCTCCAGCTCCAGCAGCTCGCAGTTCCCGGTCACTATTGAGCACGTCTATGGCAAGACAATCATCGAGAAGCAGCCCAAACGTGTTGCCACCGTCTCCTGGGTCAATGACGACGTATCCATTGCACTCGGGGTTGTTCCCGTGGGTGTCCCCAAAAACGAGTGGGGCGGCAACGACCAGGGCTCCACCCCTTGGAAGGACGAAGCACTCAAGGAACTCGGCGCGGGCTTCGGCTCCGACGAGGCCCCGGTCCAGTACTCCGAAGCTGATGGCATCAACTTCACCGAGATCGCCAAGCTCACCCCGGACGTCATCCTCGCCGCCTACTCCGGCCTCACCGAAGAGGACTACAAGAAGCTCAGCGAGATCGCCCCCGTGGTAGCCCACCCTGAGCTGGCCTACGGAACCTCCTGGCAGGACGCCACCACCATCATCGGCAAGGCCCTCGGCAAGGATGCCGAGGCCGCCAAGCTCGTCTCCGAGACAGAAGCGACCGTGAAGGAGGAAGCAGCCAAGTACCCGCAGATCGCCGGCAAGACGTTCATCTACGGCTACGCCCTTCCCTCGGACCCCACCCAGACCGGTATCTACACGGCCAATGACAACCGGCCGAAATTCCTGTCCTCCATCGGGATGAAGCTCGCCCCGGTCGCCGAGCAGGCCTCCGCCGGCTCGAAGGAATTCTTCGTGCCATGGTCTGCCGAGAAGGTTAACGAGCTGGAGTCGGACATCTTCCTCAGCTCAGTGGAGGTAGCCAGCGATGCGGACGCCATCAAGAGCGATCCCCTGCTCGGCCAGATCCCGGCCGTCAAGAAGGGCGCCTTCGTCGCGGACGCGAACAAGAGCCTGGTCCTGGCAATCTCCGCGTCCTCCCCGTTGAGCCTTCCTTGGGCGCTCGACACGTTCCTGCCCGAGCTGGCCACGGCTGCGGACGCAGCGAAGTAGCAGCAGTTTCGTGACGCAAAGTACGATGACGGCGGCCCACCAGGCGCGGATTCCCGGCACTTCCGTGCCGGGAGGGGGAGCCCGTGCCCTGTTCCGCGGTGGCGCTTCCAGTGGAAAGCGGGCCGCCTGGCTGCTGGCCGCCGTCGTTGTGCTCGCCATGCTTGCCGGGGCCTCCCTGGCCATCGGAGCCCGCGGCCTGCCCCTGGAAACAGTGTGGCAAGCCCTCATCGCCTTCGATCCTGCCAATGGCGACCATGCCGTCGTCCACGCGCGCATCCCGCGGACCGTCCTGGGCCTGCTGGCCGGCGCGGCGCTCGGCCTGGCAGGCGCCGCCATGCAGGGTGTGGCCCGGAACCCCCTTGCCGATCCGGGCATCATGGGTGTTAACGCGGGCGCCGCCCTCGCCGTAGTGACGGGCATCTACGTCTTCGGCGTCGGCTCACTCTCCGGGTACATCTGGTTCGCCTTCCTCGGAGCCGGCGCCGCCGCCGTCGTGGTCTACCTCATCGCATCGCTGGGCAGGGACGGTGCCACCCCCGTGAAACTCGCCCTGGCCGGGGCGGCACTGAACGCGGGCCTGTACTCCCTGATGAACGTCATCCTGGTCTCCAGCCAGGACACCCTGGACCGCTTCCGCTTCTGGCAGGTGGGCGGGATCGCCGGGCGCGACTGGTCCATGCTGTTGTCCGGACTCCCGTTCCTGACCGCCGGAGCACTCACCGTGCTGCTGACCGGACGGATCCTCAACAGCCTGGCCCTCGGTGATGACATCGCCCGCGGCCTCGGCCAGCGGGTGGGGCTGGTCCGCGCCATCACCGCCCTCGGCATCGTGCTGCTCTGCGGTTCGGCCACGGCCCTTGCCGGGCCCATCGCCTTTGTAGGCCTGATCATTCCGCACGCCGTCCGGTTCCTCACCGGGCCCGACTACCGCTGGATCCTCCCCTTCTCCATGGTCCTGGCGCCGGTGCTGCTCCTGGGTGGAGACATCATCGGCCGCGTGGTGCTGCTGCCCGGCGAAGTGCCGGCCGGGATCATGACCGCCCTGGTCGGTGCCCCCGTGTTCGTCTGGCTGATCCGCCGCGGCAAGGGGGCCGGACTGTGAGCGTCACCCAGACTCCGCGCGAGATGACACTTAACAGCAATCCCGCGCCCAAACATTGGGGTTTTCTGCCATCTCGCGGTTTGAACCGGACCGCCATCCTGGCCGCTGCCGTCGTGGTCCTCTTTGCAGTGTCCGTCCTGCTGGGCAGCTACACCGTGACCATCCCGGACTTCTTCAAGATCCTTTTCGCGCACCTGAGCGGCGGTGAGAAGATTCCCGGCGCCAGCTTTATCGTGATGGAGAACAAGCTGCCCCGGGCGGTGATCGGCGCCATGATCGGCCTCGCGTTTGGCCTGGCCGGCGCCCTTTTCCAGACCATGCTCCGCAACCCGCTGGCCAGCCCGGACGTCATCGGCATCAGCTACGGCGCCAGCGCAGCCGCCGTCATGGCCATCGTGGTGTTCGGCGCTTCCGGTGCCGCCGTGTCCGGTGCTGCCCTGGCCGGCGCACTCGTCGTCGCGGCCATCATCTACGCCATCTCCAGCGGCGGCCTGCGCGGAACCAGCCGCGGCGATGCTGCCGGCAACCGGCTCATCCTCGCCGGCGTGGGAATCGCGGCCGCACTTCAGGCAGTGGTCAACTTCCTGATGACCCGCGCTGATATCCGGACTGCGGCCGACGCCCTTGTCTGGCTCAACGGATCCCTGAACTCCGCCAACTGGGACCGCGCCGTCGTCCTGGCCATCTCCCTCGCGGTCCTCATCCCGG harbors:
- a CDS encoding ATP-binding protein, giving the protein MSIASMLPIGDVVNPGQMRLALVQVVNWGTFHGAHTMHVDRNGTLLTGNSGVGKSTLFDAMLRVFDARPRSNEAAAQRSGGAVEDKRTTFTYMRGKVGDKAVGEGSASAFQRPGATWSAVALTFDNAVGTRVTISALFDLPKNGTESSVGRFYVIDHAPLDLEALEGIADKRFTKAALETIFPDAQVFDVHKAFAERFRRLLGINSDQALPLLRVIQAGKGLGGSVNTFFRDQVLDAPATLAAADDVVEEFSNLMSIRQRLEDVRQQRDQLAPVPGLNREYAQSLLDANRLRDLAGEEFEAYKQKLAVTVHQKTLARFKELAQAKAKELGAERSVRDGLAKELRQLEADYNNQGGNAISAIEQSLENARVGLKLRQQVEEAARQALADAGLQLEWTEEGWEQAHEQAAVRSAELKDDSQALQELRFEAFDAHATKKRELAAAEQELVSLKTRKSLLPPSSIENRAAIAAATGIPEDRMPFAGELMDLAEGQEKWRAAAERALRNLATTLLVPGEHFGAVTRYLNDHTVRGALRAVDVSKPLAGGALALEEVHDGDLLTKLDILTTGVAAEAGAWIRERIALDFAYPCVEDPDELARLDRGLSLGGVVKRNRHTVEKDDRFTSRQDYVLGFDNAAKLELVAGQVEDLRQEVAKAAELAQSREDSHQGMSRQLDALRRIAEDHRPWEQVSAAVAADELARIEQRLKDALAAQADLEPLRATIEGVRQKHQSSTEAAAVLQSEYKALDRQLTAADTLLEAARARLTQAPPSDTTVTALEPYFADFGDVSEMHELDNLANRVRTALLGELHTAESRGQATAERLTRIFEGFVREWGSAISADHGTTIGAASEFETRYHAIVSDGLPAQEAEFRQFFNQRTHESFSTLLHLLDEERRSITSRILPLNGILSQVNFHEGSFLELDIKQTLPPTAKQFKDAIQNALKVRHTRPARAEGSRTDGGSGAGDDDAELTARYKSLETLVKRLGSQAPEDRRWRAEVLDVRGHLFIQCKEHREVAGPSSGKKGKTEVFMHADTGSMSGGERQRFTAFIMAAALSYQLGIAEQGFTTYGTVMMDEAFVLASEEFAGAGIKALHEFGFQLLLAAPENVIDLSRHLGSVTEILRDRRTNRSGVLTAPVIKPRSGEEGTWRSEANSVDIILR
- a CDS encoding DUF4194 domain-containing protein translates to MTEEITTTAAPVVEPVTEPVVEPVETRPDPFSVTPRDTFVDGAALFPGDTGVLSMKVRQALVKLLKGPYVDGGRDEKLWTVLLDHQVILRSRLSELFLTLQLDHERKIAVLRPVDPDAIGGSTRSSILRQQRALSRVETIVLLRMRLLLDRHVTAQTDPTVTREEIADLVTHYQPAGQQDALRDSDVVNRAITKLLARQLLLPTGLDDVYTISNALPLALPFENIGDIPAQIEALAAATTDPTGTEAFIELDADPVVEPVETDDDDAEGAEPDGTTTQEAAK
- a CDS encoding iron-siderophore ABC transporter substrate-binding protein, which produces MTSPLFPGPSTTRRTLFKSAGKATAVLAAAALTLSACSTGPATSGPDSTASSSSSSQFPVTIEHVYGKTIIEKQPKRVATVSWVNDDVSIALGVVPVGVPKNEWGGNDQGSTPWKDEALKELGAGFGSDEAPVQYSEADGINFTEIAKLTPDVILAAYSGLTEEDYKKLSEIAPVVAHPELAYGTSWQDATTIIGKALGKDAEAAKLVSETEATVKEEAAKYPQIAGKTFIYGYALPSDPTQTGIYTANDNRPKFLSSIGMKLAPVAEQASAGSKEFFVPWSAEKVNELESDIFLSSVEVASDADAIKSDPLLGQIPAVKKGAFVADANKSLVLAISASSPLSLPWALDTFLPELATAADAAK
- a CDS encoding FBP domain-containing protein, whose protein sequence is MQSITPQQIRSSFVNASRSEAAKLTLPKDFDELDWDSLDFLGWRDGKMPLRGYLVVPDSKGLTGIMLRAPEGGARKNRSVLCELCRDVFSKEDVLLWVARRAGQSGRNGNTVGTLICADFLCCGNVRKEPPANEINPDPAAVVLRQIEGLKERTAQFLSRVQAK
- a CDS encoding FecCD family ABC transporter permease produces the protein MTAAHQARIPGTSVPGGGARALFRGGASSGKRAAWLLAAVVVLAMLAGASLAIGARGLPLETVWQALIAFDPANGDHAVVHARIPRTVLGLLAGAALGLAGAAMQGVARNPLADPGIMGVNAGAALAVVTGIYVFGVGSLSGYIWFAFLGAGAAAVVVYLIASLGRDGATPVKLALAGAALNAGLYSLMNVILVSSQDTLDRFRFWQVGGIAGRDWSMLLSGLPFLTAGALTVLLTGRILNSLALGDDIARGLGQRVGLVRAITALGIVLLCGSATALAGPIAFVGLIIPHAVRFLTGPDYRWILPFSMVLAPVLLLGGDIIGRVVLLPGEVPAGIMTALVGAPVFVWLIRRGKGAGL
- a CDS encoding iron chelate uptake ABC transporter family permease subunit — protein: MTLNSNPAPKHWGFLPSRGLNRTAILAAAVVVLFAVSVLLGSYTVTIPDFFKILFAHLSGGEKIPGASFIVMENKLPRAVIGAMIGLAFGLAGALFQTMLRNPLASPDVIGISYGASAAAVMAIVVFGASGAAVSGAALAGALVVAAIIYAISSGGLRGTSRGDAAGNRLILAGVGIAAALQAVVNFLMTRADIRTAADALVWLNGSLNSANWDRAVVLAISLAVLIPAVAAISGPLRILELGPDAAAGLGIKVGATRLALVVIAVALAAVATAAAGPVSFVAFLSGPIARRFTGKASLPASALVGALIVLAADYAAANLAPLLLDGTVLPVGVITGALGAPFLLWLLVTANRKDA